A genome region from Panicum virgatum strain AP13 chromosome 4K, P.virgatum_v5, whole genome shotgun sequence includes the following:
- the LOC120702376 gene encoding dolichyl-diphosphooligosaccharide--protein glycosyltransferase subunit DAD1-like yields MPRATSDAKLLIQSLNKAYAATPTNLKIIDLYVICALATAVIQVAYMGLVGSFPFNSFLSGVLSCIGTAVLAVCLRIQVNKDNKEFKDLPPERAFADFVLCNLVLHLVIMNFLG; encoded by the exons ATGCCGAGGGCCACGAGCGACGCAAAGCTTCTGATCCAGTCCCTCAACAAGGCGTATGCTGCCACACCGACAAATCTTAAG ATTATCGACTTGTACGTGATTTGTGCTCTCGCTACCGCCGTGATTCAG GTTGCATACATGGGATTGGTTGGGTCATTCCCTTTCAACTCCTTCCTCTCAGGTGTACTTTCATGCATAGGAACTGCAGTGCTTGCTG tttgtCTCCGCATTCAAGTGAACAAAGACAACAAGGAATTTAAG GATCTACCCCCAGAAAGGGCCTTTGCTGACTTTGTTCTGTGCAACCTGGTGCTCCACCTGGTGATCATGAACTTCCTTGGATAA